The region CGACGATCAGAAGAAGATCGTCTACACGGCTCTGTATCATGCGCTGCTCTATCCGCGCATCTTCTCGGAATACGGCCATTACTACAGCGCCTTCGACGACAAGATCCATCAGGGCGAGTCCTACACGGCTTACTCCATCTGGGACACCTTCCGGGCCGAGAACAGCATGCTGACCCTCATGGCTCCCGAACGCATCCCCGGCATGGTCACGGCACTGCTGCAGAACTATAAAGAAGGCGGATGGATGCCGAAGTGGCCCAACCCCTCCTACACAAACATCATGATCGGGACGCACGCAGACTCGCTCGTGGCCGAGGCGCTGGTCAAAGGCTTCGATGGCTTCGACAAGCAGACCGCATGGGCCGCCGTCTACAAAGACGCGATGACTCCACCCGATGGAGACACCACGCGCCGATGGCTGGACCGCGAGCCGCACACGCCCTACGAGGCACGCGCCGGGCTGACCTACTACAAGCAGCTCGGCTATATCCCAACCGACAAGACGGATGAGGCCGCCTCGCGCACCATCGAAGACAGCTACGACGACTGGTGCGTCGCTCAGATTGCAAAGATTCTCGGCCGCCAGAAGGACTACGAGTTCTTCCTCAAGCGCTCCCTCAACTACCAGCACCTCTACAACCCTGCGCTTGGCCTGATGAACGGTCGCACCTCCGACGGCAAATGGGCTCCCATCGGAGGCACGCGCGACAACCCCGGCAACCGCTCCACCTCCGGATGGACCGAAGGCGATGCCTGGGTCTACACCTGGTGCGCATTTCACGACATCCCCGGAACAATGGACCTGATGGGTGGCGCAAACAAATACAACGCCAAGCTCGATCAGCACTTCGCCGGCAAACACAACGTCCACAGCAACGAGCCCAGCCATCACTACGGCTACCTGTACGACTACTCCGGCCAGCCGTGGAAGACGCAGGCCAAGGTGCGCGAGATCGCGAACGCGGAGTACGCCAATCAGCCCTCCGGCATCGACGGCGATGATGACTGCGGGCAGATGTCGTCGTGGTATCTGTTTACTGCGATGGGCTTCTATCCGGTCAATCCAGCCAGCGGCGACTATATGATCGGCAGCCCCATGTTCTCGAAGTTCGCGATGCGCCTGGCGAATGGAAAGACCTTCACCGTGCTCGCGAAGAATAACAGCGCAACCAATATGTACATTCAGTCGGCGACGCTCAACGGCAAGCCGCTGGACCGTCCCGTGGTTCGCTACAGCGAGATCATGCAGGGCTCGACGCTGGAGTTCGTCATGGGACCGAAGCCGTCGAAGTGGGCGAGCGAGTGGAGAGGAACCCCCGTCGGCAAATAACCGATCCGAATTAGCTGAACTTTCTCACCCCGGATTGACTACAATTCCCCCGAGTTTGCGGGATGCATTCTATCGATCCGGGAGGCGAGAGTTCTGCATGAGCGCTGTGCGTCATCATCCCCTGGCCATTCTCGTGGCGACCCTCTGCTACTTCGGACTGGGCGCCGTCTGGTTCACGATGTTCCGCAACCCCTGGCTGGAAGGGATTGGCCGCACGATGGAGCAACTCCAGTCCAGCGGCGTCAGCCCTGCGCTCGCCTACGGGATCGCCCTGCTGATGACCCTTGCGCTTGCGCTCTTCCTGTCGTGGCTCATCCAGGTAACCGGCCCGCTGACGGCATCGCGGGGCGCTCAGGTGGCCATCATCCTCTGGTTCTGCGTCGTCTTCACCACCTGGGCCACCGAGTACGCCTTCGAGGCACGCGGTGTGAGGATCCTCGCGATCAACACCGGCTACTCCCTGGTGGGCATGGTCCTGATGGGAGCTGTGCTGGGTGGCTGGAGGAGAGAACAACCGTAATCCGGATCTCGCCGGAGAAAGCGTCAACGAAACAGTTCCCGCGCGGATCACACGAAATCCGCGGTCTCCATACAGGTTGTCACATCAGTGAAGCGACACCACCATCCGCACCCACACAGGGTCATCCTCAGCGAAGAAACAATACGCTTCTCCTTCACAAAGGTGTCATCCTCAGCGAAGAAACAACGCATTCCTTCTCCACAGAGGTGTCATCCTCAGCGGAGCTTATCGCAGGCTTCATCGCGAGAAGCGCAGTCGAAGGATCTGCGGTTGGGATTTGAGATTAAGCGAACAACCGCAGATCCTTCGACTCCGCGCTGACGCGCTCCGCTCAGGATGACACATACATAACCGGGCATTCAGGCTGTATGTTGGCACAAGCAAACATCCCTCCATCATCTTCTTCGAAGATGATCCGAATACCCAAAAGAAGTGTCCTCTCGACCGGAGGCCCGAAGGGCCGCAGTGGAGAGACCCCCGCATTTTGTCCGCACAGCCAATGTGTCGCCTGCGGCATTCTGCCCAACCAGCATCGCAAAATGCGGGGGTTCCTCGCTTCGCTCGAAATGACACGAGAAGGAGAGTACCTGAGAGACAAAGCCCGGAAACCATA is a window of Edaphobacter sp. 12200R-103 DNA encoding:
- a CDS encoding DUF1761 domain-containing protein; the protein is MSAVRHHPLAILVATLCYFGLGAVWFTMFRNPWLEGIGRTMEQLQSSGVSPALAYGIALLMTLALALFLSWLIQVTGPLTASRGAQVAIILWFCVVFTTWATEYAFEARGVRILAINTGYSLVGMVLMGAVLGGWRREQP
- a CDS encoding GH92 family glycosyl hydrolase; the protein is MENRKQRKKIAVRWGATSALLLLLAGFAYGQKKDAIDWVNPYIGTGSGKIGYGGTMPFVTPPFGMTNWTAQTRQNRLSVVSYKYEDTNIQGFMGTHQPAIWMGDYGYVTVVPQVGDLQTTPEARQMRFSHAEEIARPDYYSVWMTAKDGSRIRAEMTATERCVYMRFTFPKAAKGRVLIEASRPGVAGGAEVDVAKHEITGYNPDRTDRRLGPFALPNFKGYFVAEFRHPWQNAKTYGADSAAARGAYAEFGADNVVEVRMGTSFLSVDQARENLRKEIPAWNFDGVQKKLRATWNEKLDRVSVEGASDDQKKIVYTALYHALLYPRIFSEYGHYYSAFDDKIHQGESYTAYSIWDTFRAENSMLTLMAPERIPGMVTALLQNYKEGGWMPKWPNPSYTNIMIGTHADSLVAEALVKGFDGFDKQTAWAAVYKDAMTPPDGDTTRRWLDREPHTPYEARAGLTYYKQLGYIPTDKTDEAASRTIEDSYDDWCVAQIAKILGRQKDYEFFLKRSLNYQHLYNPALGLMNGRTSDGKWAPIGGTRDNPGNRSTSGWTEGDAWVYTWCAFHDIPGTMDLMGGANKYNAKLDQHFAGKHNVHSNEPSHHYGYLYDYSGQPWKTQAKVREIANAEYANQPSGIDGDDDCGQMSSWYLFTAMGFYPVNPASGDYMIGSPMFSKFAMRLANGKTFTVLAKNNSATNMYIQSATLNGKPLDRPVVRYSEIMQGSTLEFVMGPKPSKWASEWRGTPVGK